taataagctaaatattaataataacttacttttaaatatttaaaaatgtcattttataattattaaaaattatattttaccgtacaaaattaatacattaataattttatacatcATTTCacaaatttacaatttttttatataaattaataagataaataattgtATGGAACTAATTATGAAGCAACCAAGTAGACCATTTTTTGTCAACTTTTTGTATTAAATCAAAGATTTATATTATGATAATGACATAATTTTCTTcgattattaaaaataatatagtttTAAATAATTGAAATGTAATTTTATgatcatttaaataatattatttattttttgaaaacaaatatataaataattaataaaaataaacatttatatttAACCCTAGAGTGGAGGAAAAATATAGTCTTCCACATGATATTATTAGATATATCAATTGTAAatgataattatattatttactttaattattgttacttttttttaaaatgctcAATTTTATGAATTAATGTTAAAACAGAAAGATTAAATATgtcatgaaaagaaaaaaaaaataattaaataatatttcataaaatGAAAGGACACACCACTCGCAGTTTAATTACAATGTATATGatgcaatttaatttaattttatcaatttactattattataattaatgatCTTATATTATCAAACaataataacatataataaaataaaaatattaataataatataaaagcctattattattattattatatattaatcaaataggttaatctatttttattgttaattaAGAACTTCTATAACAACTTGCAGACGTTTCATATTCCTTCTCCTAAtagcattaattaaaaaaatagaatgaataAAGTTGCTATGTACACAAAAGAGACACTCTATGATAAACTATATTCtttataataacttttaaaattccataacatatctaaataaatttaaatacataattcataatatttaaataaatcaaGAGACATAATTGTATTATACACACTAAATAACAACATGTCTTTTGAATTTCTTATGAGAAGTAAAAATATTTGTGCAATTAATAGTGatgataaaaataacaaaaatattaaataaataagaggatgtagaaaaatttaaaaaaaaaatgaaaaataattcataatcttattattaaatgaaaaaaaattactattaatattaacaaaaaaaacgtAAGCATAAATGACAAcaaaatgaattaaaaatatgtaccacaaataataatagaataagttaaaaaaatataatgtaatgaataaacaaaatgaagaaaatattaatCTTATGATGGAGTACtattattaacaaaaaaaatattaattaaatatcttatataaattattatatctttTTATTATGCCCACTCATTTTTAAgtgaataattattaatactgataatcaataattaaaataaatgcataagtaaaataacttaattttaaaaaatcacaaaaaaaataaaaataacaatcctaaaaagataaaatgtcTTCTCACCTCGTAATTGtatctataaatataattatatcacatattaaaataaatgagtcaacttaattagttaaaaatatacatatatatacatataatattatgGATATTTAAAGTATCGTGAAATAGAGaataatcaaacaaaaatagaaattagaaaataaataatttagagatgtgattgtataagaaaaaaaattatagaaatagttttttaatataaattcaaaaataaccatatatgtaatttaattattaatatatttattatattttttttttgtgatattttattaaaaaataaaaaagttggtctacacaacaaaattaaattataaaaggaataaaatataataataataataaagtgtatagacaatgaaagaaaaaaataagagtATATATATTAGAATTAGTATGACATGCATAACATATCATGTTTGTAAGAGAGAAGAATAgtgataaaaaaaactaaaaaaaaaattgataattttaCTTATAGATCACTacataaataaaacttaaaatctaatatttttatataattcatAGAAAGACattacaaagaaaaagaaatgaaGTAATTATACCTAATCATATATGTATCTTCGTATTTAACTTTTGGTTGTTAtgatatgattatatatatatgaattatgtataataatttattagaaAAATGATAGAAATACGTATTTTTGTATTTCAATTTTTGTTGTGGTTATTGTTACTACTTACTATTATACATCTTCTTCAAATctatattcttatatatatagtgaGTAATATGCAAGAATCAAAGAATTGTAGGGAAGTGAAAAAGTCgtaactgattttttttattttacttatttatgTTAATGATAAATAtgcaataataataagaaggtTATGAATAAGTGAAAAGGCATGTaattgaattattattgttgttattatcAATTATactttttacaaataaatataaaatagataaaaatgtaaatttttaacaaaaaaaaatagataaagtaAATAGATTATAGAGTGCCACCTCAATGCTTTAAAAcccttctttatatatatactaggtaacGATACCGCGCCTCGCGCGGTTGTTTAAAAACTTTTTATTtgtattgtaaaaataaaatttatattatatatattaaaagcattattgttaattaatatgttaatgtactataaaaaaaataaggagcactaaaaaagagaaaacacaaaatctaataagaaaaaattagCGAATAAGcatatcttattattattattattattattatatttttttttaagatgccAAGTTTCgaatgttacaaaattaatgtaaactattcaaatattttgtttatgtttatttttactattaaaaaattaatgtatttttttattctaaaatagtttattgatttttttagaaaaaaaaatctataataataattatgaatagtaatatataataataataatggtgaGTGTTATAAAAATGAAAGGAcaacattaataataaataaagagagttaattacaatttaactcttaaaatttaatatttatattagtatAACTGTCAacactaaataataataataataataataataataataataataaataatgtaagttgtcttttcattttttttttacgtttttgtaatatatagataaatatagATCGATATTTATGCtagataaaaaatttaaataattaatacacaagtaaaaatataattgattataaagttataataatatgatgttgaaattaaattataagccTTTTCAggattttctataaaaaaaaatactaaaatataatcactaaacaaataaatttaaagaCAAAAAATATAAGATATGTTACTTCATCACATTAATAACTAATCATTCTCTAAGCTTTTAATATAATGAAtttatcaataaataaatattgagtaATAactttaacttttaaattataaagtaCATCACCACCTTTAAGAATTAACTAATAATATAgttaaatattcaatataagaaaaaaaaaatacaaatgtgtcgttaaataataaatatgaaattttaaaattatgtatttataattttttttaatagtaaatTCTATGTGCATCATTATCAAAAATAGTTATGAATagtgttaatatatataatgatatatTACATCATGCAATTCAACACAATTTTTTATGAGTGAAtaagcaatattttttttttttaaaaaaaaagtatataaaattaaaaaaaaaaaaaaatatggtgcTTACCTCTAATATCCAATCTAGATGATAATAGATAACTCAAAttgatacaaaataataaaagctctcttcaatttttgatagaaatatatataggtATAAAATTAGTTGTATACATTATAATTGTAtatgattaatatatattaaaataaaaaaatatgatgcTTATTTCTAATGTCAGATCTAgatgaataataattatgaatagtaatatataataataataataataatgatggtGAGTGTTATAAAAATGAAAGGACAACATTGATCATAAATAAAgaaagttaattaaaatttaactcttaaaatttaatatttatattagtacAACTGTCAacactaaataataataataataataataataataataataataataataataataaataatgtaagttgtcttttcattttttttttacgtttttgtaatatatagataaatatagATCGATATTTATGCtagataaaaaatttaaataattaatacacaagtaaaaatataattgattatatataaagttataataatatgatgttgaaattaaattataagccTTTTCAggattttctataaaaaaaaatactaaaatataatcactaaacaaataaatttaaagaCAAAAAATATAAGATATGTTACTTCATCACATTAATAACTAATCATTCTCTAAGCTTTTAATATAATGAAtttatcaataaataaatattgagtaATAactttaacttttaaattataaagtaCATCACCACCTTTAAGAATTAACTAATAATATAgttaaatattcaatataagaaaaaaaaaatacaaatgtgtcgttaaataataaatatgaaattttaaaattatgtatttataattttttttaatagtaaatTCTATGTGCATCATTATCAAAAATAGTTATGAATagtgttaatatatataatgatatatTACATCATGCAATTCAACACAATTTTTTATGAGTGAATaagcaatatttttttaaaaaaaaaaaaaagtatataaaattaaaaaaaaaaaaaaatatggtgcTTACCTCTAATATCCAATCTAGATGATAATAGATAACTCAAAttgatacaaaataataaaagctctcttcaatttttgatagaaatatatataggtATAAAATTAGTTGTATACATTATAATTGTAtatgattaatatatattaaaataaaaaaatatgatgcTTATTTCTAATGTCAGATCTAgatgaataataattatgaatagtaatatataataataataataataataataataataataataataatgatggtGAGTGTTATAAAAATGAAAGGACAACATTGATCATAAATAAAgaaagttaattaaaatttaactcttaaaatttaatatttatagtagtatttttttattaattgataaaaaaaaaacacattgaaaaaatatatatctatcaaattatttattaagaatCAATGATATCTTTATAACTGtcaacacaaataataataataataataataataataataataataataataataataataataataataataaactaatgtaagttgccttttttttttatgttattgtaatatatagataaatatagatcgatatttatgttagttaaaaaattcaaataattaatattatacaagtaaaaatataattgattataaagttataataatatgatgttaaaattaaattataagccCTTTTAggattttctataaaaaaaatactaaaatataaatactaaacaaataaatttaagGACAAAAAATATAAGATATGTTACTTCATCACATTAATACCTAATCATTCTCTAGGttgttaatatattatatatgaatttctcaatagataaatattgagtaataactttatttttaaaattatagagTACATCACCACCtttaaattaactaataatatagttaaatattcaatataaaaaaaaatacaaatgtgtcattaaataataaatataaagttttaaaagtatatatgtataattttttttaaaaggtaaattCTATATGCATCATTATCAAAAATAGTTGTGaatagtgatatatatatatatatattaacatcaTGCAATTCAACACAATTTTTTATGAGTGAATAagcaatatttttaaaaatatatatataaaataaaaaaaaaatataatgctTACCTCTAATATCCAATCTAGATAATAATAGATATCATCAAATTGATACAAAATAGTGAAAGCGCgctctcttcaatttttgataGAAACATATAAATAGGTAtaaaattagttatatatattataattatatctgattaatatatattaaaacaaaaataaaatatgatgcTTGATAATAGATATCATCAAATTGATACAAAATAGTAGAAATCCTCTTCGATCTTTGCTAAAGAAagatatatttacatatatatagatatgagattagttatatatatatattataattgtatccaactagtatatatatatgtgtgtgtgtgcatATTACATAATGTATATAAtagtatataatttataattttctattgaGTGAAAAACATAAATTacaataaaagttttaaaaaaaataatataaaaatatgatgctTACCTATATACCCAAAGCTATATGAATGAATATATTATCAAATATTGCATAACAATAGAatctctttaattttataaaagcatatatatagatatatataataggTATGAGATTAGTTATTAAGTAAATatactataataataataataataataataataataataataataataataataataataataataagagttataaaaaatgaaaacataataaataattatgaattaaaAAGAATGAAAAGTCAATAATAgactaaatatataattaaatctttaaaaataagattaaatctagaaaattgagagaaaagagattgaaaaaaaatgacatataaGATGCCACATCAAGTCCACCAAAACTctcctttgtatatatatatataattgatattGATTTGAAATTTATCCTATCTATTTCATTATGTTTGCATATGGAGACTTCGTTAAATTTTGAAACTTATTATAAATTGTTATATTCATACCTTAAACCATGATATCTCTTTTCGAATCTGTAGTGTTCCTCCAAGTTTATGATCGAGTTTACTTGGAGGTGGCAATGTTGCAGCCATGTGTAATATGTTGTTATTATCATCATCTTGATATGTTATGATGACATCCTTAACTGAGCCAATCTCAtgtattaaattgaatatttttgagtGTCGATTCAAGACAGCAATATGGAATATGGTTCTATTTTTCTCATCCACATCCCATACCAAATCTGGTTGTGCGTGAATAAGCTCAGCCAAAAACTGAAAGTTGCCTAATTCAGCCGCCTCGAATAGTAAGCTTGATGGTTTGTTAATTAGATTGTTTACCTTCGACTCTGGTAAACGTACTAAAATTTCATTCCAAAGGCTTCTAACAAGTTGAAGGGCTTGATTTTTCAGACTCTTTCTGAATGAAGGAACCAGACctgaaataacatatatatatagatatatatatatatatataaatacatagctGTACATGTTTACTTAACTATTTATGAATATAATGTTTGGTGTTTTTGTAATAAAATGACTATCtcttaaatgaatatttattaatttttatggaaAGACATACTTGAGGTGATGTCGCTGGAGCTCTTCCATGTCCATAGTCTAGGAGTTTGGTAACAAAGGATATATGTTTTTCTAGCTAAAATATGCAATGCAGTATCATTATTCACATCTCGAGCTATTGCTAGTTCACTGTCATCTTCAAGCATTTTCAATGCAAGACCTGTTTAGTATATTAATCACAGTAAGGGGTATTAGATTTGTTTAGTATATTGAGAAGTGTTACACGTATATTTGTGTGATAGTGTgtgttaaattattattatatattttgtaagaTATATGTTCCCTTACCGAACAAATCAGAATTGATACACGTGAAGAAAATTCCAATCCATTCGCCCTGCTCAAGAATCTTCTTTGTAATAGGATAGAGAAACCATGACATTTTATTATGGCCAAACAAAGTAGCCATGTAAAGTGGTGTCATGCCTTGGCCACCTCGAATAAGTGgcaaattcttatttttgttcATAAGAATAATGGCAATATCTATGCTTCCGCTGATAGTAGCATAGCAAAACGCAGTGTTTCCTTTGCAATCCTGCAAAGCTAGATCGTTTTCTTCCATCAATTTCACCAACTCCTTCACAAGTTGGACGTGTTTTGCTCCAGCCGCAATGTGAAGAACAGTTTCTTCTGCTCTTGTGATTGCGGTTCGTAACAATGCGCTATTATTCTTTATGATTTTCAGTACAGTTCTAGTGTCATTCTTCAAGATAGCATAGTAAAGACGAGGAACCGTTTCTTGAAATTCTTGTCTTGCTTCTCCTACAAAAGAAATTTTGAACATACTCATAACTAACTTGTATtgtgaatgtatatatataatacataaatataatataatatatatatttaaaaaaaaattaatatatgcaATAAAGCAGTATCCCTTTcgtccccctctctctctctacctatctctctttttctctcttcaaaacacaagaaaaaaatCCCACAAACTAGCATAACCACCACACTCCGGCGACCTACCTCCGGCCACTGACCAGGCCCACGCGCCGGACCACTCGAACCTCCTAGTGTCGGGGACCTCACCCCCCAAGCGGCGCCGCTCCTTTCGCCGCCGTTAGCTTGGGATTGCAAGTCAAGGTTTGgtgattcaaactttcaacgTATTTTTCGATCACCTCCGGCGTCCGTTTGACGAGACGTTTTCACCACTAAACTCAGCTCGTCGaggagaacaacctacactAAACCATTTTGCCTGGTTCGCTACTTTTTCTAGTGACATTTTTGTAGCTCCACCCCTTTCCGGCGACATTGTGTACCGTTTTGACAAACGGTTGGCATGGGTGTGATCTACTCGTTGAGGTGGTCGTTTTGATATACACTACTCCTATTTTCGG
This region of Cannabis sativa cultivar Pink pepper isolate KNU-18-1 chromosome 7, ASM2916894v1, whole genome shotgun sequence genomic DNA includes:
- the LOC115696814 gene encoding uncharacterized protein LOC115696814 isoform X1, whose protein sequence is MGVQDIESHGVTEVSIEDTDENDSGTIVEEKSIDDTDLEETSDQLRYRPLLHLLQDSGEARQEFQETVPRLYYAILKNDTRTVLKIIKNNSALLRTAITRAEETVLHIAAGAKHVQLVKELVKLMEENDLALQDCKGNTAFCYATISGSIDIAIILMNKNKNLPLIRGGQGMTPLYMATLFGHNKMSWFLYPITKKILEQGEWIGIFFTCINSDLFGLALKMLEDDSELAIARDVNNDTALHILARKTYILCYQTPRLWTWKSSSDITSSLVPSFRKSLKNQALQLVRSLWNEILVRLPESKVNNLINKPSSLLFEAAELGNFQFLAELIHAQPDLVWDVDEKNRTIFHIAVLNRHSKIFNLIHEIGSVKDVIITYQDDDNNNILHMAATLPPPSKLDHKLGGTLQIRKEISWFKEVQKHMMPSYAHMKNSKGLTPLDIFNTTHESMLKDGERWMKSTSKSCLMVSILIFVGVLITTSQDSYDNEGRNSNWLNSVALSSSFFSTLTFLSIITSSYPKVLASLHFKLIIGLATIFISLTTMLVAFNGGLSLTCCRELAR
- the LOC115696814 gene encoding uncharacterized protein LOC115696814 isoform X2 — translated: MGVQDIESHGVTEVSIEDTDENDSGTIVEEKSIDDTDLEETSDQLRYRPLLHLLQDSGEARQEFQETVPRLYYAILKNDTRTVLKIIKNNSALLRTAITRAEETVLHIAAGAKHVQLVKELVKLMEENDLALQDCKGNTAFCYATISGSIDIAIILMNKNKNLPLIRGGQGMTPLYMATLFGHNKMSWFLYPITKKILEQGEWIGIFFTCINSDLFGLALKMLEDDSELAIARDVNNDTALHILARKTYILCYQTPRLWTWKSSSDITSSLVPSFRKSLKNQALQLVRSLWNEILVRLPESKVNNLINKPSSLLFEAAELGNFQFLAELIHAQPDLVWDVDEKNRTIFHIAVLNRHSKIFNLIHEIGSVKDVIITYQDDDNNNILHMAATLPPPSKLDHKLGGTLQIRKEISWFKEVQKHMMPSYAHMKNSKGLTPLDIFNTTHESMLKDGERWMKSTSKSCLMVSILIFVGVLITTSQDSYDNEGRNSNWLNSVALSSSFFSTLTFLSIITSSYPKVLASLHFKLIIGLATIFISLTTMLVAFNGVLQRTS